A genomic stretch from Streptomyces sp. QL37 includes:
- the murJ gene encoding murein biosynthesis integral membrane protein MurJ — MNAPYDGDRGQGAGGAGSSSGPPVPPGAGQDGEAPDPYLQHAYDHDPYRAQDLAAQDPVAEALYDRASHPPPPPGTYQDPQALYQQPPAAQYAPDPRIWAQTPPPEPAGPSRHLPYGDHAATTQYVGVDDLVTQASDDRGEQDAFAHLFRDQEGSGRPPGPPAEPEAAPAPVPPKSGGRAAGILKSSAVMAAGTLVSRLTGFVRSLVITAALGAAMLGDSFTIAYTLPTMIYILTVGGGLNSVFVPQLVRSMKDDEDGGEAFANRLLTLVMVALAVIVALAVFAAPWLIHMMSPTIANKEAANSVAVTFARYCLPTIFFMGIHVVMGQILNARGRFGAMMWTPVLNNIVMIFTFGLFIWVYGTSAESRMGVETIPPEGVQLLGIGTLLGLVVQALAMIPYLREAGFRFRPRFDWKGHGLGKTIKLAKWTVLFVLANQAGVIVVTQLATSAGSLSGKDGTGFLAYSNAQLIWGMPQAIITVSVMAALLPRISRAAHDNDPGAVRDDISQGLRNSAVAIVPVAFTFLALGLPMCTLLYASSGTEAARSMGFILMAFGLGLIPYSVQYVVLRGFYAYEDTRTPFYNTVIVAAVNAAASALCYVILPAQWAVVGMAASYGLAYAVGVGIAWRRLSNRLGGDLDGARVVRTYARLCLAAIPAAVVGGGVGFALLKTLGEGAGGSVVALVCGSVILLGIFFVAAKKMRIEELNGMVGMVRGRLGR, encoded by the coding sequence ATGAACGCGCCGTACGACGGTGACCGCGGCCAGGGCGCGGGCGGAGCTGGGTCTTCCAGCGGTCCGCCGGTGCCACCGGGCGCCGGGCAGGACGGAGAGGCGCCCGACCCGTACCTGCAGCACGCGTACGACCACGACCCGTACCGGGCCCAGGACCTCGCGGCCCAGGACCCGGTGGCCGAGGCGCTCTACGACCGCGCCTCGCATCCTCCGCCGCCTCCGGGCACCTACCAGGACCCGCAGGCCCTCTACCAGCAGCCTCCGGCTGCCCAGTACGCCCCCGACCCCCGGATCTGGGCCCAGACGCCGCCACCCGAGCCCGCAGGCCCTTCCCGGCACCTGCCGTACGGCGACCACGCGGCGACCACTCAGTACGTAGGCGTGGACGACCTGGTCACCCAGGCTTCCGACGACCGTGGGGAGCAGGACGCCTTCGCGCACCTCTTCCGGGACCAGGAGGGGTCGGGCCGGCCCCCGGGCCCCCCGGCCGAGCCTGAGGCTGCTCCGGCACCCGTGCCGCCGAAGTCCGGGGGCCGTGCCGCCGGGATACTGAAATCCAGTGCGGTGATGGCGGCGGGCACCCTGGTGTCCCGGCTCACCGGCTTCGTCCGCAGCCTCGTGATCACCGCGGCGCTGGGCGCCGCGATGCTCGGCGACAGCTTCACCATCGCGTACACCCTGCCGACGATGATCTACATCCTCACCGTGGGCGGTGGGCTGAACTCGGTCTTCGTTCCCCAGCTCGTCCGGTCCATGAAGGACGACGAGGACGGCGGCGAGGCCTTCGCCAACCGGCTGCTGACGCTGGTCATGGTCGCCCTGGCCGTGATCGTCGCCCTCGCCGTCTTCGCCGCGCCATGGCTCATCCACATGATGTCGCCGACGATCGCGAACAAGGAGGCCGCCAACAGCGTCGCGGTCACCTTCGCCCGCTACTGCCTCCCGACCATCTTCTTCATGGGCATCCATGTGGTCATGGGCCAGATCCTCAATGCCCGCGGCCGGTTCGGCGCGATGATGTGGACCCCGGTCCTCAACAACATCGTCATGATCTTCACCTTCGGCCTGTTCATCTGGGTCTACGGCACCTCGGCAGAATCCCGGATGGGCGTGGAGACGATCCCGCCGGAGGGCGTCCAGCTCCTGGGCATCGGCACGCTGCTCGGCCTGGTGGTCCAAGCCCTGGCCATGATCCCGTACCTCCGTGAGGCCGGGTTCCGCTTCCGTCCCCGCTTCGACTGGAAGGGCCACGGGCTCGGCAAGACGATCAAGCTCGCCAAGTGGACCGTGCTCTTCGTGCTGGCCAACCAGGCCGGTGTCATCGTCGTCACGCAGCTGGCGACCTCGGCGGGCAGCCTCTCCGGCAAGGACGGCACAGGCTTCCTCGCCTACTCCAACGCCCAGCTGATCTGGGGCATGCCGCAGGCCATCATCACCGTCTCGGTCATGGCGGCCCTGCTGCCCCGCATCTCCCGCGCCGCCCATGACAACGACCCGGGAGCCGTCCGGGACGACATCTCGCAGGGTCTGCGCAACTCGGCGGTGGCCATCGTCCCGGTCGCCTTCACGTTCCTCGCACTCGGCCTGCCGATGTGCACCCTGCTCTACGCCTCCAGCGGCACCGAGGCCGCACGGTCGATGGGCTTCATCCTGATGGCTTTCGGCCTCGGTCTCATCCCGTACTCCGTGCAGTACGTCGTCCTCCGTGGCTTCTACGCGTACGAGGACACCCGCACCCCCTTCTACAACACGGTGATCGTGGCAGCGGTCAACGCCGCGGCTTCCGCCCTCTGCTACGTGATTCTTCCGGCGCAGTGGGCAGTCGTGGGAATGGCGGCCTCCTACGGGCTGGCCTACGCGGTCGGCGTCGGCATCGCCTGGCGACGGCTCAGCAACCGGCTCGGCGGGGACCTCGACGGAGCCCGTGTGGTGCGGACCTACGCCCGCCTCTGCCTGGCCGCGATCCCCGCGGCGGTGGTCGGCGGCGGCGTGGGCTTCGCTCTTCTGAAGACCCTCGGCGAAGGAGCCGGCGGCTCCGTGGTGGCATTGGTCTGTGGCAGCGTCATCCTGCTGGGCATCTTCTTCGTCGCCGCGAAGAAGATGCGTATCGAGGAGCTCAACGGCATGGTCGGAATGGTCCGGGGACGGCTCGGACGCTGA
- the sigM gene encoding RNA polymerase sigma factor SigM, translating into MDQSDPPSDQDLLAQHVAGDPDAFGELVRRHRDRLWAVALRTLGDREEAADAVQDALVSAFRAAHTFRGQSAVTTWLHRITVNACLDRARKAASRKTAPVDDTERLDQLMEPHESAEAPAERQDLHRELLAALATLPAEQRAALVLVDMQAYPVAEAARILDVPTGTVKSRCARGRARLLPLLTHLRANREDGKDVSMERNRTQGPSVPPASGPRDAGHGDPAGVKGGGGLA; encoded by the coding sequence GTGGATCAATCCGACCCGCCCAGCGACCAGGATCTCCTGGCCCAGCACGTCGCAGGCGACCCTGACGCCTTCGGCGAGCTCGTGCGGCGGCACCGTGACCGCCTCTGGGCCGTGGCCCTGCGCACACTGGGCGACCGTGAGGAAGCAGCCGACGCCGTGCAGGATGCCCTTGTTTCCGCGTTCCGTGCGGCCCATACCTTCCGCGGCCAGTCCGCCGTGACCACATGGCTGCACAGGATCACCGTCAACGCCTGCCTGGACCGTGCCCGCAAGGCCGCCTCCCGGAAGACCGCACCGGTGGACGACACCGAGCGGCTCGACCAGCTCATGGAGCCTCACGAATCCGCCGAGGCTCCCGCTGAGCGGCAGGACCTGCACCGTGAGCTCCTGGCCGCACTGGCCACCCTGCCCGCCGAGCAGCGCGCCGCGCTCGTCCTGGTGGATATGCAGGCCTACCCCGTCGCCGAGGCTGCCCGCATCCTCGACGTACCGACCGGCACCGTGAAGAGCCGCTGTGCACGAGGGCGGGCCAGACTGCTCCCCCTTCTGACCCATCTGCGAGCCAACAGAGAGGACGGCAAGGACGTCTCCATGGAAAGGAACCGGACGCAGGGGCCATCCGTCCCACCGGCGTCAGGACCAAGAGACGCAGGCCACGGTGATCCTGCCGGCGTAAAGGGTGGAGGTGGGCTCGCATGA
- a CDS encoding DUF6049 family protein, whose amino-acid sequence MAEAADFQGMNPSPARRWLRRTASLIVGAPLIAGLLAGPAAPSAQAEAATKAPTGSRTVDVSLDTLAPSAPVEGDTLTVSGTLTNRGKKTITDSEVDLRVGPKLSGRGAVDDAAKRTGYLPGSDPAKLGGAYTLKVPELAAGVSRDFTLAVPVDKLDLGEEGVYQLGVSLTGRTTDYAYDQVLGIQRTFLPWQPEDAESKTKLTFLWPLIASAHVTAETGSDEQQTPVFANDDLALELAPGGRLEQLVSLGRRLPVTWVIDPDLLASVDAMTKNYRVKAGDTTVAGTNQAIAKKWLTDLQAAVKEGKVVALPFADPDLASIAHRGKNVSGALSHLQTATEVAGTTVETVLHVKPSTDFAWPVDGAIDPSVVDVATSAGAHKVIARSDSLQETRGLLYTPTSARPIGGGTTAVVSDYRLSTAFTGDMSKAGASTLAVQKFLAQTLAVTEQAPDNERSIVVAPQRTPTAAQAQTMARALQALTAEHWTQPLDLPAAAEQKPDAQAITKVPSASRYPKKLRSQELPTQAFQDIRTTQGSLDSFQVILTQPDRVVTPFGNAINRSVSTSWRGKPLEAQRYRDDVRTYLQGLSNEVQLITKSDVTLSGRSATIPVTVQNKLVQGVDHLVLRLTSGNATRLKLDDGGAVAEKPVEIAGGHSQSVKFDASANANGQAQVTARLFTADGVPYGEEMTFTVKVSEVTPTVLLVIAGGLLLLVLAGIRMYTHRKRTVAGGAVENDGGEPEQPSDPTPDTGPESGTPSGPGEKVDR is encoded by the coding sequence GTGGCCGAGGCGGCAGACTTTCAGGGGATGAATCCCTCCCCTGCCCGCCGGTGGCTCCGGCGCACGGCCTCCTTGATCGTCGGGGCACCACTGATCGCCGGCCTCCTCGCCGGCCCCGCAGCGCCCTCGGCTCAGGCCGAGGCGGCCACGAAGGCCCCGACCGGTTCGCGCACCGTCGATGTGTCCCTGGACACGCTCGCCCCCAGCGCACCGGTCGAGGGCGACACGCTCACCGTCTCCGGCACCCTCACCAACAGAGGGAAGAAGACGATCACGGACTCGGAGGTCGACCTGCGCGTCGGGCCGAAGCTGTCCGGCAGAGGTGCGGTCGACGACGCCGCCAAGCGCACCGGGTACCTGCCCGGGAGCGACCCGGCCAAGCTCGGTGGCGCGTACACCCTGAAGGTCCCGGAGCTCGCGGCCGGGGTCAGCCGGGACTTCACCCTCGCCGTGCCGGTGGACAAGCTGGACCTGGGCGAGGAGGGCGTCTACCAGCTCGGGGTATCCCTCACGGGCCGTACCACCGACTACGCCTACGACCAGGTGCTCGGCATCCAGCGGACCTTCCTGCCGTGGCAGCCGGAGGACGCCGAGAGCAAGACCAAGCTCACCTTCCTCTGGCCGCTGATCGCATCAGCACATGTCACGGCGGAGACGGGGTCCGACGAACAGCAGACCCCCGTGTTCGCCAATGACGATCTGGCTCTCGAACTCGCTCCCGGCGGGCGCCTGGAACAGCTGGTCTCTCTGGGGCGCCGGCTCCCTGTCACCTGGGTGATCGACCCGGACCTGCTGGCCTCCGTCGATGCGATGACGAAGAACTATCGGGTCAAGGCCGGCGACACCACGGTCGCGGGGACGAACCAGGCCATTGCCAAGAAGTGGCTCACCGACCTGCAAGCGGCCGTGAAGGAGGGGAAGGTGGTGGCTCTGCCGTTCGCCGACCCCGATCTCGCGTCCATCGCCCACCGAGGCAAGAACGTCTCGGGCGCCCTCAGCCATCTGCAGACCGCGACCGAGGTGGCGGGCACGACGGTGGAGACCGTCCTGCATGTGAAGCCGTCCACCGACTTCGCCTGGCCCGTGGACGGTGCGATCGATCCCTCGGTCGTCGACGTCGCCACATCCGCCGGCGCGCACAAGGTGATCGCTCGCAGCGACAGCCTCCAGGAGACCCGGGGGCTGCTCTACACGCCGACGTCGGCGCGGCCGATCGGTGGCGGCACCACCGCCGTCGTCTCCGACTACCGGCTCTCCACCGCGTTCACCGGCGACATGTCCAAGGCCGGCGCCTCGACCCTGGCCGTCCAGAAATTCCTGGCCCAGACGCTGGCGGTGACGGAGCAGGCCCCGGACAACGAGCGCAGCATCGTGGTCGCCCCCCAGCGGACTCCCACCGCCGCTCAGGCACAGACCATGGCGCGCGCACTGCAGGCGCTGACAGCCGAACACTGGACACAGCCACTCGACCTGCCGGCGGCAGCGGAGCAGAAGCCCGACGCACAAGCCATCACCAAGGTCCCCAGCGCCTCCCGGTACCCGAAGAAGCTGCGGAGCCAGGAGCTGCCCACCCAGGCGTTCCAGGACATCAGGACGACGCAGGGCTCGCTCGACAGTTTCCAGGTCATCCTGACGCAGCCCGACCGGGTGGTGACCCCGTTCGGGAACGCGATCAACCGCTCCGTATCGACGTCGTGGCGCGGCAAGCCGCTGGAGGCGCAGCGGTACCGCGACGATGTCCGCACCTATCTGCAGGGCCTCAGCAACGAGGTCCAGCTGATCACGAAGTCGGATGTGACCCTGTCGGGGCGCAGCGCCACGATCCCTGTGACCGTGCAGAACAAACTGGTCCAGGGCGTCGATCACCTCGTCCTCCGTCTGACGTCGGGCAACGCCACACGGCTCAAGCTCGACGACGGCGGAGCGGTCGCCGAAAAGCCGGTCGAGATCGCGGGCGGGCACAGCCAGTCCGTTAAGTTCGACGCCTCGGCCAATGCCAACGGACAGGCCCAGGTCACGGCGCGGCTCTTCACCGCGGACGGCGTGCCCTACGGCGAGGAGATGACCTTCACCGTGAAGGTCTCGGAAGTCACACCGACCGTGCTCCTGGTGATCGCCGGTGGACTGCTGCTGCTGGTCCTGGCGGGCATCAGGATGTACACCCACCGCAAGCGCACCGTCGCGGGCGGCGCAGTGGAGAACGACGGCGGCGAACCCGAGCAGCCGAGTGACCCGACGCCGGACACCGGTCCGGAAAGCGGGACCCCGTCGGGCCCGGGTGAGAAAGTGGACCGTTGA
- a CDS encoding MFS transporter, whose amino-acid sequence MPVVRDLGVLLRLRNFRRLLAVRLLSQSADGVYQVALATYVVFSPENQTTPGAIASAMAVLLLPYSLIGPFAGVLLDRWPRRQVFLYGNLLRAGLACCTALLLLSSVPDWLFYVSALCVTAVNRFVLAGLSAALPRVVDTERLVLANSLSPTAGTLSATVGGGLALGIRLLTDGSDAAVVLLGAALYLLSALVSLTLPRTLLGPDRGLHHVPLREALGTTARGLVAGLHHLAERRDAAHALAAMTVLRFCYGALTVMVLMLCRYAWSDTESEGLALLGLALGASAAGYFAAALMSPWAVGRFGRYGWVAGCAGAAAVLEPALGLPFTPGPMLVAAFVLGLVTQGAKIATDTEVQTSVDDAYRGRVFSLYDVLFNVAFVAAAGVSALALPPDGRSVVVVLSVAVLYAVVSMAMIHRRRVSVALQRAHIKE is encoded by the coding sequence ATGCCTGTCGTGCGTGATCTGGGCGTACTCCTGCGCCTTCGGAACTTCCGTCGCCTGCTCGCCGTACGACTTCTCTCCCAGTCGGCCGACGGCGTCTATCAGGTCGCCCTCGCCACGTACGTCGTCTTCTCGCCCGAGAACCAGACGACACCGGGTGCCATCGCCTCCGCCATGGCCGTGCTGCTGCTCCCGTACTCGCTGATCGGCCCGTTCGCGGGAGTCCTGCTCGACCGCTGGCCCCGCCGCCAGGTCTTCCTCTACGGGAACCTGTTGCGTGCCGGGCTGGCCTGCTGCACCGCCCTGCTGCTCCTGAGTTCCGTACCGGACTGGCTCTTCTACGTCTCCGCGCTCTGCGTCACCGCCGTCAACCGTTTCGTGCTGGCCGGACTCTCGGCAGCCCTCCCTCGTGTTGTCGACACCGAGCGGCTCGTCCTCGCCAACTCCCTCTCCCCGACGGCCGGCACGCTGTCCGCCACTGTGGGCGGGGGCCTCGCGCTGGGCATCCGGCTGCTGACGGACGGGTCCGATGCCGCCGTGGTCCTGCTGGGCGCGGCCCTCTATCTCCTCTCGGCGCTGGTCTCCCTCACCTTGCCCCGCACACTCCTCGGACCGGACCGGGGCCTGCACCATGTGCCACTGCGTGAGGCACTCGGCACCACGGCCCGAGGGCTCGTCGCGGGGTTGCACCATCTGGCCGAGCGAAGGGACGCGGCTCACGCGCTCGCGGCCATGACGGTCCTCCGCTTCTGCTACGGAGCACTGACCGTGATGGTGCTGATGCTGTGCCGATACGCCTGGTCCGACACCGAGTCCGAAGGCCTCGCCCTGCTCGGACTCGCGCTCGGAGCGTCGGCGGCGGGGTACTTCGCCGCTGCCCTCATGTCCCCGTGGGCGGTGGGACGCTTCGGGCGGTACGGGTGGGTGGCAGGCTGCGCCGGCGCAGCCGCAGTCCTGGAGCCCGCATTGGGGCTCCCGTTCACCCCCGGCCCGATGCTGGTGGCCGCATTCGTTCTGGGGCTGGTGACCCAGGGAGCGAAGATCGCGACGGACACCGAGGTGCAGACCTCCGTGGACGACGCCTATCGCGGCCGGGTCTTCTCGCTCTACGACGTGCTGTTCAACGTCGCCTTCGTCGCTGCCGCCGGAGTGTCCGCCCTCGCACTCCCCCCTGACGGTCGGTCCGTCGTCGTGGTGCTGAGCGTCGCCGTGCTCTACGCCGTCGTCTCGATGGCCATGATCCATCGGCGGCGGGTGAGCGTCGCGCTCCAGCGCGCACACATCAAGGAGTGA
- a CDS encoding protein kinase family protein, with product MAERSTAAVDVADNGGDEPPTAKADAATTDGTAQTQDSEGAGPQDAEGGRDSSDTVPASPDLHSGHKLARRYRLEECVTRLDGFSSWRAVDEKLRRAVGVHLLPADHPRARSVLAAARSSALLGDPRFVQVLDAVEEDDLVYVVHEWLPDATELTALLAAGPFEAHDAYQLVSQISQAMAAAHREGLAHLRLTPGAVLRSSTGQYRIRGLAVNAALRGITADQPLRTDTEAIGALLYAALTRRWPYESDAYGLTGLPKDLGLIPPDQVRAGVHRGLSELAMRALANDGATASRQEQPCTTPDELAKAVAAMPRILPPEPTFTAPPEYQRTTYQQGTYGRPSVRPTSATQPVIAAPPPPLQSRTGRVLKWAVSALLIAALGLGSWQLAETVLNRDNDSGEPAPTQTAEDGADDKVPADLKDLRIVDAEEFTPSGSGIQQQDVPNTIDGKSDTAWVTPRYVGYANFGNLANRKQGSGIIVDLGSAQDVSGIDIKMYRGQQKAEVLAADESASQPTSLSDFPHRLTNLETTGSTVHKTLDEPVRTRYVLVRIAELPPDGSSGFRGGIAEISVLG from the coding sequence GTGGCGGAACGTAGCACGGCTGCCGTCGACGTGGCCGACAACGGCGGCGACGAGCCGCCGACCGCCAAGGCGGACGCGGCCACGACCGACGGGACGGCACAAACCCAGGACTCAGAGGGCGCAGGCCCGCAGGACGCGGAGGGCGGGCGCGACAGCTCGGACACCGTGCCGGCATCGCCCGACCTGCACAGCGGTCACAAACTGGCCAGACGGTACCGCCTCGAGGAGTGCGTCACCCGACTGGACGGATTCAGCAGCTGGCGTGCTGTCGACGAGAAGCTGCGGCGCGCGGTAGGCGTACACCTCCTGCCCGCTGATCATCCCCGTGCCCGCTCGGTGCTGGCCGCGGCCCGCTCCTCGGCGCTGCTCGGCGACCCGCGCTTCGTCCAGGTCCTGGACGCCGTGGAGGAGGACGACCTCGTCTACGTCGTCCACGAATGGCTCCCCGATGCCACCGAGCTCACGGCGCTGCTGGCCGCAGGCCCCTTCGAGGCCCACGACGCCTACCAGCTCGTGAGCCAGATCTCCCAGGCCATGGCCGCCGCACACCGCGAAGGGCTCGCACATCTGCGCCTCACCCCCGGTGCCGTACTGCGCAGCTCGACAGGCCAGTACCGGATCCGCGGCCTCGCGGTGAACGCCGCACTGCGCGGCATCACCGCCGATCAGCCGCTGCGCACCGACACCGAGGCCATCGGCGCACTGCTCTACGCCGCGCTCACCCGGCGCTGGCCCTACGAGAGCGATGCCTACGGTCTCACCGGGCTCCCCAAGGACCTGGGCCTGATTCCCCCGGACCAGGTGCGGGCCGGCGTCCACCGAGGTCTGTCCGAACTGGCCATGCGCGCCCTCGCCAACGACGGCGCAACCGCGTCGCGGCAGGAACAGCCGTGCACCACCCCGGACGAGCTGGCGAAGGCTGTCGCGGCCATGCCCCGCATCCTGCCGCCGGAACCCACCTTCACGGCGCCGCCGGAGTATCAGCGCACGACGTACCAGCAGGGCACCTACGGGCGCCCGTCGGTACGACCCACCTCGGCCACCCAGCCTGTCATCGCGGCTCCTCCACCCCCGCTCCAGAGCCGCACGGGCAGGGTGCTCAAGTGGGCCGTCTCCGCGCTGCTCATCGCCGCTCTGGGTCTCGGCAGCTGGCAGCTGGCAGAAACCGTGCTCAACCGGGACAACGACTCCGGGGAACCGGCTCCGACGCAGACCGCGGAGGACGGGGCCGACGACAAGGTGCCGGCCGACCTCAAGGACCTCCGCATCGTCGACGCGGAGGAATTCACCCCCAGCGGTTCCGGAATTCAGCAGCAGGACGTTCCGAACACCATCGACGGCAAGTCGGACACCGCTTGGGTCACACCCCGGTACGTGGGCTATGCCAACTTCGGCAACCTTGCGAACCGCAAGCAGGGCAGCGGCATAATCGTTGACCTCGGCAGCGCACAGGACGTCTCCGGCATCGACATCAAGATGTACCGCGGCCAGCAGAAGGCCGAAGTACTGGCAGCAGACGAATCCGCTTCCCAGCCCACGTCGCTGTCCGATTTCCCCCATCGCCTCACGAACCTCGAGACGACGGGGAGCACCGTGCACAAGACCCTCGACGAGCCGGTCCGGACCCGCTACGTTCTGGTCCGCATCGCGGAGCTGCCTCCCGACGGCTCATCAGGCTTCCGGGGCGGCATCGCGGAGATCTCGGTACTCGGATGA
- a CDS encoding inositol-3-phosphate synthase — MGSVRVAIVGVGNCAASLVQGVEYYKDADPAGKVPGLMHVQFGEYHVSDVEFVAAFDVDAKKVGLDLADAIGASENNTIKIADVPNTGVTVQRGHTHDGLGKYYRETIEESADAPVDIVQVLKDKQVDVLVCYLPVGSEVAAKFYAQCAIDAKVAFVNALPVFIAGTKEWADKFTEAGVPIVGDDIKSQVGATITHRVMAKLFEDRGVILDRTMQLNVGGNMDFKNMLERERLESKKISKTQAVTSQIRDRELGADNVHIGPSDYVAWLDDRKWAYVRLEGRAFGDVPLNLEYKLEVWDSPNSAGVIIDAVRAAKIAKDRGIGGPILSASSYFMKSPPVQYFDDEARENVEKFIAGDVER, encoded by the coding sequence ATGGGTTCGGTTCGCGTAGCCATCGTCGGCGTGGGCAACTGCGCCGCCTCGCTGGTGCAGGGCGTCGAGTACTACAAGGACGCCGATCCGGCCGGCAAGGTGCCCGGTCTGATGCACGTTCAGTTCGGCGAATACCACGTGAGCGACGTCGAGTTCGTCGCCGCCTTCGACGTCGACGCGAAGAAGGTCGGCCTCGACCTCGCGGACGCCATCGGCGCCAGCGAGAACAACACCATCAAGATCGCCGACGTGCCGAACACCGGTGTGACCGTTCAGCGCGGCCACACCCACGACGGCCTGGGCAAGTACTACCGCGAGACGATCGAGGAGTCGGCCGACGCCCCCGTCGACATCGTCCAGGTCCTCAAGGACAAGCAGGTCGACGTCCTCGTCTGCTACCTGCCCGTCGGTTCCGAGGTGGCTGCGAAGTTCTACGCGCAGTGCGCCATCGACGCCAAGGTCGCGTTCGTCAACGCCCTCCCGGTGTTCATCGCCGGCACCAAGGAGTGGGCCGACAAGTTCACCGAGGCCGGTGTCCCGATCGTCGGCGACGACATCAAGTCCCAGGTGGGCGCCACCATCACGCACCGCGTGATGGCGAAGCTCTTCGAGGACCGGGGCGTCATCCTGGACCGCACGATGCAGCTGAACGTCGGCGGCAACATGGACTTCAAGAACATGCTCGAGCGTGAGCGCCTGGAGTCCAAGAAGATCTCGAAGACGCAGGCCGTCACCTCGCAGATCCGTGACCGCGAGCTCGGTGCGGACAACGTCCACATCGGCCCCTCGGACTACGTGGCCTGGCTGGACGACCGCAAGTGGGCATACGTGCGCCTCGAGGGCCGCGCCTTCGGTGACGTCCCGCTGAACCTGGAGTACAAGCTCGAGGTCTGGGACTCCCCGAACTCCGCCGGTGTCATCATCGACGCCGTGCGCGCAGCGAAGATCGCCAAGGACCGCGGCATCGGCGGCCCGATCCTCTCGGCCTCCTCGTACTTCATGAAGTCCCCGCCGGTCCAGTACTTCGACGACGAGGCCCGCGAGAACGTCGAGAAGTTCATCGCCGGCGACGTCGAGCGCTGA
- a CDS encoding CCA tRNA nucleotidyltransferase yields the protein MPNANEDSPRALSQVQHRAVSELLRVSPVADDLALRFQEAGFGLALVGGSVRDALLGRLGNDLDFTTDARPEDVLKIVRPWADSVWEVGIAFGTVGSQKDGYQIEVTTYRSEAYDRTSRKPEVSYGDSIEDDLVRRDFTVNAMAVALPQKEFIDPHGGLDDLAQRVLRTPGTPEASFSDDPLRMLRAARFAAQLDFEVAPEVVKAMTDMAGRIEIVSAERVREELNKLLLSGHPRKGLGLLVDTGLADQVLPELPALRLESDEHHRHKDVYEHSLTVLEQAIDLEENGPDLVLRLAALLHDIGKPRTRRFEKDGRVSFHHHEVVGAKMAKKRMTELKYSNDMVKDVSKLVELHLRFHGYGDGEWTDSAVRRYVRDAGPLLDRLHKLTRSDCTTRNKRKANALSRTYDGLEERIAQLQEQEQLEAIRPDLDGNEIMQILGVGPGPVIGKAYSFLLELRLENGPMERDAAVAALKEWWAAQD from the coding sequence GTGCCGAACGCCAACGAAGACAGCCCCCGTGCACTGAGTCAGGTGCAGCACCGCGCAGTCAGCGAACTGCTGCGGGTGTCCCCCGTCGCCGATGACCTCGCTCTCCGATTCCAGGAGGCCGGGTTCGGCCTCGCCCTGGTCGGCGGGTCCGTCCGCGATGCGTTGCTCGGCAGGCTCGGGAACGACCTGGACTTCACGACCGACGCCCGGCCGGAGGACGTACTCAAGATCGTCCGCCCCTGGGCCGACTCGGTCTGGGAGGTCGGAATCGCGTTCGGCACCGTCGGCTCGCAGAAGGACGGCTACCAGATCGAGGTGACGACCTACCGGTCGGAGGCGTACGACAGGACCTCACGCAAGCCCGAGGTCTCGTACGGCGACTCGATCGAGGACGACCTCGTACGCCGTGACTTCACGGTCAACGCCATGGCCGTCGCCCTGCCGCAGAAGGAGTTCATCGACCCGCACGGTGGCCTCGACGACCTGGCTCAGCGCGTCCTGCGCACTCCGGGTACACCTGAGGCGTCCTTCTCGGACGACCCGCTGCGCATGCTGCGCGCCGCGCGCTTCGCCGCGCAGCTGGACTTCGAGGTGGCTCCCGAGGTCGTCAAGGCCATGACGGACATGGCGGGACGCATCGAGATCGTCTCGGCAGAGCGGGTCCGTGAGGAACTCAACAAACTGCTGCTCTCCGGCCATCCCCGTAAGGGGCTGGGTCTGCTCGTGGACACGGGTCTGGCCGATCAGGTGCTGCCCGAGCTTCCTGCTCTGCGCCTGGAAAGTGATGAGCATCACCGTCACAAGGACGTCTATGAGCACTCCCTGACCGTCCTGGAGCAGGCCATCGATCTGGAGGAGAACGGTCCGGACCTCGTGCTGCGCCTTGCGGCCCTGCTTCACGACATCGGGAAGCCCAGGACGCGGCGCTTCGAGAAGGACGGTCGTGTCTCCTTCCACCACCACGAGGTGGTGGGGGCCAAGATGGCCAAGAAGCGGATGACTGAGCTCAAGTACTCCAACGACATGGTCAAGGACGTCTCGAAGCTGGTGGAGCTGCATCTGCGTTTCCACGGATACGGCGACGGCGAATGGACCGATTCCGCGGTGCGCCGGTATGTGCGGGACGCGGGGCCGCTGCTGGACCGGCTTCACAAGCTGACGCGCTCCGACTGCACGACGCGGAACAAGCGCAAGGCGAACGCCCTGTCGCGCACCTACGACGGGCTCGAGGAGCGCATCGCGCAACTGCAGGAGCAGGAGCAGCTGGAGGCGATCAGGCCTGACCTGGACGGCAACGAGATCATGCAGATCCTGGGAGTGGGGCCCGGGCCGGTGATCGGTAAGGCCTACTCGTTCCTGCTGGAGCTGAGGCTGGAGAACGGCCCGATGGAGCGCGATGCCGCGGTCGCCGCCCTCAAGGAGTGGTGGGCCGCACAGGACTGA